A stretch of Mastacembelus armatus chromosome 1, fMasArm1.2, whole genome shotgun sequence DNA encodes these proteins:
- the wdr17 gene encoding WD repeat-containing protein 17 isoform X1, producing MAKVKQVGLLAAGCQPWNKDVCAASGDRFAYCATLAIYIYQLDQQYNEFKLRSIMSEHKKTITAISWCSDNPDLFASASADNLLIIWNVAEQKTVARLDNTKGVPASVSWCWNPADGVAFVSQRGPLYIWVYRGPDPGVTVHKEAHSFLSDICLFRWHPTKKGKLVFGHTDGSLSIFQPGSKTQKHVLRPESLEGTDEEDPVSALEWDPLSIDYLLVSNLHNGIRLVDSEALVCITSFCFPSAAASVQCLAWVPSAPGMFITGDSQIGVLRVWNVSRSTPLDSFKLKKTGFHALHVLSSPLAKKAQRSCSPSRSQHTSSTSEAVPPPTLSQNHSFSLPPGHAVCCFMDGGVGLYDMGSKKWDFLRDLGHVETIFDCKFKPDDPNLLATASFDGTIKIWDTNTLKAVYTSPGNEGVVYSLSWAPGDLNCIAGATSRNGAFIWDVRKGKIITRFNEHGKNGIFCISWSHKDSKRIATCSADGFCIIRTIDGKILHKYKHPAAVFGCDWSQNNKDMIATGCEDKNVRVYYLATSSDQPLKVFIGHLAKVFHVRWSPLREGILCSGSDDGTVRIWDYTQDACINVLSGHTAPVRGLMWNTEVPYLLISGSWDYTIRVWDTRDGTCLDTVYDHGADVYGLTCHQSRPFTMASCSRDSTVRLWSLTPLISPLLLNILTNQPWEKIIGNTDTAMVPGSPPLLCGKVSRDIKQELDKLNLDIKAKKLRWFSECFLPPGGSSNLWDLVSVINGQDDSLLPPSYSKGVMHMKHLLKFKTSEAQELTIVKMSKFGGGIGAPSKEERLKEAADIHLRLGQIQRYCELMVELGQWEKALSVAPGVSMKYWKKLMQRRADQLMAEDNDDAIPYCIATGEIKKLVTFFTGKGQLLEALLIAQAACEGNIHAPQSSPVNHTTNDVDNRQYQSLLHKVCKELAEWYFQDGCCVLAACCHLAVDNIELAMASLIRGNELELAACVGTVLGETAPQSTAYCLELLARKYMTTPTWELSADLLQMIPDNYILLAKLCAFYPGSDTEINQLHERCRLPSLEECKALAEAAMSEGDLFSAVKFHLLSSEPENALRIGIDHVKEQLAGPDWTVDIVQPILELMSYIRTDCLIMAKLTEVRSELLILCGYIGGLLAIRRQYCSIVPALYEYTSQLLKRREVCVPLKIEQLSVELDAWRACTQPNSNPPSECQREEFSCLKKRIQPADSVLQGADYVTGSNMPSHSDVELSCFTGHKIQGPVFLLEDGKSAISLNDALMWAKVNPFSPLGTGLRINPF from the exons ATGGCTAAGGTGAAACAGGTGGGCTTACTGGCAGCAGGCTGCCAACCATGGAATAAAGATGTGTGTGCTGCCAGTGGAGACCGCTTCGCATATTGTGCTACTTTGGCTATATACATCTACCAG TTGGACCAGCAGTATAATGAATTTAAGTTACGATCCATCATGTCAGAACATAAGAAGACCATAACAGCTATCAGTTGGTGTTCTGACAACCCTGATCTATTTGCATCAGCCTCTGCTGATAACCTGCTCATCATATGGAATGTAGCAGAACAAAAGACTGTAGCCAGATTGGACAACACTAAAG GTGTCCCTGCATCAGTCAGTTGGTGCTGGAACCCAGCTGATGGAGTGGCATTTGTTTCCCAACGTGGTCCATTGTATATCTGGGTCTATAGAGGTCCTGACCCGGGGGTCACAGTACATAAAGAAGCCCACTCCTTCCTGTCTGATATCTGTCTCTTCAGATGGCACCCCACCAAAAAGGGCAAGTTGGTGTTTGGGCACACAGATGGAAGTTTGTCTATTTTTCAGCCAG GAAGTAAAACCCAAAAGCATGTGTTGCGTCCGGAGTCATTAGAGGGGACAGATGAAGAGGACCCAGTTAGTGCTCTGGAATGGGATCCTTTGTCAATTGACTATTTACTAG tGTCTAACCTCCATAATGGAATCAGGCTGGTGGACAGCGAGGCCTTGGTTTGTATCACATCCTTTTGTTTCCCCTCAGCTGCTGCATCAGTTCAGTGTCTGGCCTGGGTCCCCTCTGCACCAGGCATGTTTATCACTGGAG ACTCTCAGATTGGGGTGTTGAGAGTATGGAATGTGTCTCGCTCCACCCCATTAGACAGctttaaactgaaaaagacTGGATTTCATGCTCTGCATGTCCTCAGCTCCCCTCTTGCCAAGAAAg ctcaaaggtCCTGTTCTCCTAGTAGAAGTCAGCACACCAGTTCCACCAGTGAAGCAGTACCTCCACCAACTCTGTCACAGAACCActccttctctctgcctccAGGCCACGCTGTGTGCTGCTTCATGGATGGAGGAGTGGGACTCTACGACATGGGTTCGAAAAAGTGGGACTTCCTACGAGACTTG GGTCATGTAGAGACCATTTTTGACTGTAAATTTAAGCCAGATGATCCCAACCTGCTGGCCACAGCTAGTTTTGATGGAACCATCAAAATctgggacacaaacacactaaaagcTGTTTACACCTCCCCAGGAAATGAAGGAGTGGTCTACTCTCTGTCCTGGGCTCCAG GAGACCTGAACTGCATTGCAGGGGCAACATCTCGAAATGGAGCATTCATCTGGGATGTCAGGAAAGGAAAGATCATCACTCGCTTTAATGAG CATGGTAAGAATGGCATATTCTGTATATCATGGAGCCATAAGGATTCTAAGAGGATTGCCACCTGTAGTGCAGATGGGTTCTG TATTATTCGAACCATTGATGGTAAAATCCTCCATAAATACAaacatcctgctgctgtgtttggttGTGATTGGAGTCAGAACAACAA GGATATGATAGCAACAGGCTGTGAGGATAAAAATGTTCGTGTATACTACCTAGCTACCAGCTCTGATCAGCCTCTGAAGGTCTTCATTGGGCACTTAGCTAAAGTATTCCATGTTCGCTGGTCTCCACTCAGAGAGGGAATCCTGTGTTCTGGATCAGATGATGG TACTGTTCGTATATGGGACTACACACAAGATGCATGTATCAATGTGCTGAGTGGTCATACAGCTCCAGTCAGAGGCTTGATGTGGAACACAGAGGTTCCTTATTTACTCATTTCAG GTTCTTGGGATTATACAATCAGAGTGTGGGACACAAGAGATGGCACATGTCTAGATACAGTCTATGACCATGGAGCTGATGTCTACG GTTTAACATGTCATCAGAGTCGTCCGTTCACCATGGCCAGCTGTAGCAGAGACAGTACAGTAAGACTGTGGTCTCTCACACCCCTCATCTCCCCATTGCTGCTTAACATCCTGACCAACCAGCCTTGGGAAAAAATAATAGGAAACACAG ACACCGCTATGGTTCCGGGCTCACCTCCACTGCTTTGTGGTAAAGTGTCTCGAGACATCAAACAGGAGCTAGACAAACTGAACTTAGACATCAAGGCCAAGAAGCTGCGCTGGTTCTCTGAATGCTTTTTG CCTCCAGGAGGCAGCAGTAATTTGTGGGACTTGGTGTCAGTCATTAATGGTCAGGATGACTCACTGCTGCCACCTAGCTACAGCAAAGGAGTGATGCACATGAAGCATCTGCTCAAGTTTAAAACA tctgAAGCCCAGGAGCTCACTATAGTGAAGATGTCTAAATTTGGAGGGGGCATCGGAGCTCCCAGTAAAGAGGAGAGGCTGAAAGAAGCAGCAGACATCCACCTGAGACTGGGACAGATTCAACGATACTGTGAACTAATGGTGGAGCTGGGACAG TGGGAGAAAGCTCTATCTGTGGCACCAGGAGTCTCCATGAAGTACTGGAAGAAACTCATGCAGAG AAGAGCTGACCAGCTGATGGCTGAAGATAATGATGATGCTATCCCATACTGCATTGCcacaggagaaataaaaaaacttgTAACTTTCTTCACTGGCAAAGGACAGTTACTAGAAGCCTTACTAATAGCACAG GCAGCATGTGAAGGGAACATTCATGCACCTCAAAGCTCCCCAGTCAATCACACAACTAATGATGTGGATAACAGACAATACCAGAG TCTTCTCCATAAGGTTTGTAAGGAACTAGCTGAGTGGTACTTCCAGGATGGATGCTGTGTCCTAGCAGCATGTTGTCACCTAGCTGTAGACAACATTGAG ttAGCCATGGCTAGTTTGATCCGAGGTAATGAGCTGGAACTCGCTGCATGTGTGGGTACTGTCCTAGGAGAGACAGCCCCTCAGAGCACTGCGTACTGCCTTGAACTCTTGGCCAGGAAGTACATGACCACACCTACATG GGAGCTCTCAGCTGATCTACTGCAAATGATTCCTGACAACTACATTTTATTGGCTAAGCTGTGTGCATTTTACCCAGGAAGTGACACTGAAATCAACCAATTACATGAAAGG TGCCGTCTCCCTTCATTAGAAGAGTGTAAGGCCTTGGCAGAGGCAGCCATGTCTGAAGGAGACTTGTTTTCAGCAGTTAAATTCCACCTGCTGAGCTCTGAACCGGAGAATGCACTTCGGATAGGGATAGATCATGTTAAAG AACAGCTGGCTGGACCTGACTGGACGGTGGACATTGTTCAACCAATCCTGGAGCTGATGAGTTACATCAGAACTGACTGCCTCATTATGGCCAAGTTGACTGA AGTCCGCAGTGAGCTGTTGATCCTGTGTGGTTATATTGGAGGTTTGCTTGCCATTAGAAGACAGTACTGCAGCATTGTACCTGCACTCTACGAATACACCAG TCAGTTGTTAAAGCGGAGGGAAGTTTGTGTTCCTCTGAAGATTGAGCAGCTGTCTGTGGAGCTGGACGCCTGGCGGGCGTGCACACAACCTAACAGCAA TCCTCCATCAGAATGTCAAAGAGAAGAGTTCAGCTGCCTCAAGAAGAGAATCCAGCCAGCAGACTCTG TTCTGCAAGGAGCTGATTACGTGACGGGCTCCAATATGCCGAGCCACTCAGATGTTGAACTGTCCTGTTTCACAGGACACAAAatacag GGTCCAGTGTTTTTGCTGGAAGATGGCAAATCAGCAATCTCCCTTAATGATGCTCTTATGTGGGCCAAAGTCAATCCCTTTTCTCCACTGGGAACAGGACTCCGCATCAACCCCTTCtaa
- the wdr17 gene encoding WD repeat-containing protein 17 isoform X3 yields MAKVKQVGLLAAGCQPWNKDVCAASGDRFAYCATLAIYIYQLDQQYNEFKLRSIMSEHKKTITAISWCSDNPDLFASASADNLLIIWNVAEQKTVARLDNTKGVPASVSWCWNPADGVAFVSQRGPLYIWVYRGPDPGVTVHKEAHSFLSDICLFRWHPTKKGKLVFGHTDGSLSIFQPGSKTQKHVLRPESLEGTDEEDPVSALEWDPLSIDYLLVSNLHNGIRLVDSEALVCITSFCFPSAAASVQCLAWVPSAPGMFITGDSQIGVLRVWNVSRSTPLDSFKLKKTGFHALHVLSSPLAKKAQRSCSPSRSQHTSSTSEAVPPPTLSQNHSFSLPPGHAVCCFMDGGVGLYDMGSKKWDFLRDLGHVETIFDCKFKPDDPNLLATASFDGTIKIWDTNTLKAVYTSPGNEGVVYSLSWAPGDLNCIAGATSRNGAFIWDVRKGKIITRFNEHGKNGIFCISWSHKDSKRIATCSADGFCIIRTIDGKILHKYKHPAAVFGCDWSQNNKDMIATGCEDKNVRVYYLATSSDQPLKVFIGHLAKVFHVRWSPLREGILCSGSDDGTVRIWDYTQDACINVLSGHTAPVRGLMWNTEVPYLLISGSWDYTIRVWDTRDGTCLDTVYDHGADVYGLTCHQSRPFTMASCSRDSTVRLWSLTPLISPLLLNILTNQPWEKIIGNTDTAMVPGSPPLLCGKVSRDIKQELDKLNLDIKAKKLRWFSECFLPPGGSSNLWDLVSVINGQDDSLLPPSYSKGVMHMKHLLKFKTSEAQELTIVKMSKFGGGIGAPSKEERLKEAADIHLRLGQIQRYCELMVELGQWEKALSVAPGVSMKYWKKLMQRRADQLMAEDNDDAIPYCIATGEIKKLVTFFTGKGQLLEALLIAQAACEGNIHAPQSSPVNHTTNDVDNRQYQSLLHKVCKELAEWYFQDGCCVLAACCHLAVDNIELAMASLIRGNELELAACVGTVLGETAPQSTAYCLELLARKYMTTPTWELSADLLQMIPDNYILLAKLCAFYPGSDTEINQLHERCRLPSLEECKALAEAAMSEGDLFSAVKFHLLSSEPENALRIGIDHVKEQLAGPDWTVDIVQPILELMSYIRTDCLIMAKLTEVRSELLILCGYIGGLLAIRRQYCSIVPALYEYTSQLLKRREVCVPLKIEQLSVELDAWRACTQPNSNPPSECQREEFSCLKKRIQPADSTALVLQGADYVTGSNMPSHSDVELSCFTGHKIQGPVFLLEDGKSAISLNDALMWAKVNPFSPLGTGLRINPF; encoded by the exons ATGGCTAAGGTGAAACAGGTGGGCTTACTGGCAGCAGGCTGCCAACCATGGAATAAAGATGTGTGTGCTGCCAGTGGAGACCGCTTCGCATATTGTGCTACTTTGGCTATATACATCTACCAG TTGGACCAGCAGTATAATGAATTTAAGTTACGATCCATCATGTCAGAACATAAGAAGACCATAACAGCTATCAGTTGGTGTTCTGACAACCCTGATCTATTTGCATCAGCCTCTGCTGATAACCTGCTCATCATATGGAATGTAGCAGAACAAAAGACTGTAGCCAGATTGGACAACACTAAAG GTGTCCCTGCATCAGTCAGTTGGTGCTGGAACCCAGCTGATGGAGTGGCATTTGTTTCCCAACGTGGTCCATTGTATATCTGGGTCTATAGAGGTCCTGACCCGGGGGTCACAGTACATAAAGAAGCCCACTCCTTCCTGTCTGATATCTGTCTCTTCAGATGGCACCCCACCAAAAAGGGCAAGTTGGTGTTTGGGCACACAGATGGAAGTTTGTCTATTTTTCAGCCAG GAAGTAAAACCCAAAAGCATGTGTTGCGTCCGGAGTCATTAGAGGGGACAGATGAAGAGGACCCAGTTAGTGCTCTGGAATGGGATCCTTTGTCAATTGACTATTTACTAG tGTCTAACCTCCATAATGGAATCAGGCTGGTGGACAGCGAGGCCTTGGTTTGTATCACATCCTTTTGTTTCCCCTCAGCTGCTGCATCAGTTCAGTGTCTGGCCTGGGTCCCCTCTGCACCAGGCATGTTTATCACTGGAG ACTCTCAGATTGGGGTGTTGAGAGTATGGAATGTGTCTCGCTCCACCCCATTAGACAGctttaaactgaaaaagacTGGATTTCATGCTCTGCATGTCCTCAGCTCCCCTCTTGCCAAGAAAg ctcaaaggtCCTGTTCTCCTAGTAGAAGTCAGCACACCAGTTCCACCAGTGAAGCAGTACCTCCACCAACTCTGTCACAGAACCActccttctctctgcctccAGGCCACGCTGTGTGCTGCTTCATGGATGGAGGAGTGGGACTCTACGACATGGGTTCGAAAAAGTGGGACTTCCTACGAGACTTG GGTCATGTAGAGACCATTTTTGACTGTAAATTTAAGCCAGATGATCCCAACCTGCTGGCCACAGCTAGTTTTGATGGAACCATCAAAATctgggacacaaacacactaaaagcTGTTTACACCTCCCCAGGAAATGAAGGAGTGGTCTACTCTCTGTCCTGGGCTCCAG GAGACCTGAACTGCATTGCAGGGGCAACATCTCGAAATGGAGCATTCATCTGGGATGTCAGGAAAGGAAAGATCATCACTCGCTTTAATGAG CATGGTAAGAATGGCATATTCTGTATATCATGGAGCCATAAGGATTCTAAGAGGATTGCCACCTGTAGTGCAGATGGGTTCTG TATTATTCGAACCATTGATGGTAAAATCCTCCATAAATACAaacatcctgctgctgtgtttggttGTGATTGGAGTCAGAACAACAA GGATATGATAGCAACAGGCTGTGAGGATAAAAATGTTCGTGTATACTACCTAGCTACCAGCTCTGATCAGCCTCTGAAGGTCTTCATTGGGCACTTAGCTAAAGTATTCCATGTTCGCTGGTCTCCACTCAGAGAGGGAATCCTGTGTTCTGGATCAGATGATGG TACTGTTCGTATATGGGACTACACACAAGATGCATGTATCAATGTGCTGAGTGGTCATACAGCTCCAGTCAGAGGCTTGATGTGGAACACAGAGGTTCCTTATTTACTCATTTCAG GTTCTTGGGATTATACAATCAGAGTGTGGGACACAAGAGATGGCACATGTCTAGATACAGTCTATGACCATGGAGCTGATGTCTACG GTTTAACATGTCATCAGAGTCGTCCGTTCACCATGGCCAGCTGTAGCAGAGACAGTACAGTAAGACTGTGGTCTCTCACACCCCTCATCTCCCCATTGCTGCTTAACATCCTGACCAACCAGCCTTGGGAAAAAATAATAGGAAACACAG ACACCGCTATGGTTCCGGGCTCACCTCCACTGCTTTGTGGTAAAGTGTCTCGAGACATCAAACAGGAGCTAGACAAACTGAACTTAGACATCAAGGCCAAGAAGCTGCGCTGGTTCTCTGAATGCTTTTTG CCTCCAGGAGGCAGCAGTAATTTGTGGGACTTGGTGTCAGTCATTAATGGTCAGGATGACTCACTGCTGCCACCTAGCTACAGCAAAGGAGTGATGCACATGAAGCATCTGCTCAAGTTTAAAACA tctgAAGCCCAGGAGCTCACTATAGTGAAGATGTCTAAATTTGGAGGGGGCATCGGAGCTCCCAGTAAAGAGGAGAGGCTGAAAGAAGCAGCAGACATCCACCTGAGACTGGGACAGATTCAACGATACTGTGAACTAATGGTGGAGCTGGGACAG TGGGAGAAAGCTCTATCTGTGGCACCAGGAGTCTCCATGAAGTACTGGAAGAAACTCATGCAGAG AAGAGCTGACCAGCTGATGGCTGAAGATAATGATGATGCTATCCCATACTGCATTGCcacaggagaaataaaaaaacttgTAACTTTCTTCACTGGCAAAGGACAGTTACTAGAAGCCTTACTAATAGCACAG GCAGCATGTGAAGGGAACATTCATGCACCTCAAAGCTCCCCAGTCAATCACACAACTAATGATGTGGATAACAGACAATACCAGAG TCTTCTCCATAAGGTTTGTAAGGAACTAGCTGAGTGGTACTTCCAGGATGGATGCTGTGTCCTAGCAGCATGTTGTCACCTAGCTGTAGACAACATTGAG ttAGCCATGGCTAGTTTGATCCGAGGTAATGAGCTGGAACTCGCTGCATGTGTGGGTACTGTCCTAGGAGAGACAGCCCCTCAGAGCACTGCGTACTGCCTTGAACTCTTGGCCAGGAAGTACATGACCACACCTACATG GGAGCTCTCAGCTGATCTACTGCAAATGATTCCTGACAACTACATTTTATTGGCTAAGCTGTGTGCATTTTACCCAGGAAGTGACACTGAAATCAACCAATTACATGAAAGG TGCCGTCTCCCTTCATTAGAAGAGTGTAAGGCCTTGGCAGAGGCAGCCATGTCTGAAGGAGACTTGTTTTCAGCAGTTAAATTCCACCTGCTGAGCTCTGAACCGGAGAATGCACTTCGGATAGGGATAGATCATGTTAAAG AACAGCTGGCTGGACCTGACTGGACGGTGGACATTGTTCAACCAATCCTGGAGCTGATGAGTTACATCAGAACTGACTGCCTCATTATGGCCAAGTTGACTGA AGTCCGCAGTGAGCTGTTGATCCTGTGTGGTTATATTGGAGGTTTGCTTGCCATTAGAAGACAGTACTGCAGCATTGTACCTGCACTCTACGAATACACCAG TCAGTTGTTAAAGCGGAGGGAAGTTTGTGTTCCTCTGAAGATTGAGCAGCTGTCTGTGGAGCTGGACGCCTGGCGGGCGTGCACACAACCTAACAGCAA TCCTCCATCAGAATGTCAAAGAGAAGAGTTCAGCTGCCTCAAGAAGAGAATCCAGCCAGCAGA ttcaactgcgTTAGTTCTGCAAGGAGCTGATTACGTGACGGGCTCCAATATGCCGAGCCACTCAGATGTTGAACTGTCCTGTTTCACAGGACACAAAatacag GGTCCAGTGTTTTTGCTGGAAGATGGCAAATCAGCAATCTCCCTTAATGATGCTCTTATGTGGGCCAAAGTCAATCCCTTTTCTCCACTGGGAACAGGACTCCGCATCAACCCCTTCtaa